A single Vulcanisaeta distributa DSM 14429 DNA region contains:
- a CDS encoding glycosyltransferase, translated as MTVDAVMILEILIIIGTSLWAIQYGVSRRVHAYEKPSLKNAQVENLPKVSIVLPVYKERRQSIEKTLDSILSQNYPKNLLEVLIVVDKDDTQTLNEALKAAERFLSSLNIKMVINENAGRRLKAIAMNTAMKHAGGLIIGFYDADDVFPSDQVLNAVLLMMERNYAAVGTRVYRFRSSVLGGLMYLESIVWYNAIIPFLRSTVKITPLSGEGLFIRKDLVDSIPQSMAEDALLSLKLSSRGYSVGLLDSYVYELAPVNIISFIRQRIRWNKGYAQNFVLIFKQGIQLSYAFRVLALYVLIALPSALLLISIIGFIAVAYMAVIVKVFTLGSLYQLMLAMMISEVVVLYLMRDFINESMNMGRAIILLPAYWLLLGTVTITSPLMPVNNWLKTAR; from the coding sequence ATGACAGTTGATGCGGTCATGATATTAGAAATACTAATAATAATAGGTACATCATTATGGGCAATACAATACGGGGTTTCAAGGAGGGTCCATGCATATGAGAAGCCTTCATTAAAGAATGCGCAGGTTGAGAATTTACCAAAGGTCTCAATAGTATTACCTGTTTATAAAGAGAGGAGGCAAAGCATTGAAAAGACGCTTGATAGCATATTATCTCAAAACTACCCAAAGAATCTCCTTGAGGTTTTAATAGTTGTTGATAAGGATGATACGCAGACCCTTAATGAGGCATTAAAGGCTGCGGAGAGGTTTCTAAGCTCACTTAATATTAAGATGGTGATTAATGAGAATGCTGGGCGTAGGCTTAAGGCCATAGCGATGAATACGGCAATGAAACATGCGGGGGGCTTAATAATCGGCTTTTATGATGCTGACGACGTATTCCCAAGTGACCAGGTCCTCAATGCGGTTCTGTTAATGATGGAGAGGAATTACGCAGCCGTGGGCACTAGGGTGTATAGGTTTAGGAGTAGTGTGCTCGGTGGCCTGATGTACCTGGAGTCAATAGTTTGGTATAACGCGATAATACCATTCCTCAGGTCCACGGTTAAGATAACGCCTTTATCCGGTGAGGGGCTCTTCATAAGGAAGGATCTTGTTGACTCAATACCACAGAGTATGGCTGAGGATGCGTTACTATCGCTAAAGCTTTCCAGCCGTGGGTACTCAGTGGGTCTCCTTGACTCCTACGTGTATGAATTGGCGCCCGTGAATATAATCAGCTTCATAAGGCAAAGGATCAGGTGGAATAAGGGTTACGCCCAGAACTTCGTTTTAATATTTAAACAGGGCATTCAATTAAGTTATGCGTTTAGGGTATTGGCGCTATACGTATTAATAGCACTACCTTCGGCATTATTGCTAATATCCATTATTGGTTTCATTGCCGTCGCATACATGGCAGTGATAGTTAAGGTATTCACGCTAGGATCCCTTTATCAGTTGATGCTTGCTATGATGATATCAGAGGTTGTGGTTCTATACCTAATGCGTGATTTCATAAATGAGAGTATGAACATGGGGAGGGCAATCATCTTACTACCGGCATATTGGCTATTGCTTGGTACAGTAACAATAACGTCACCATTAATGCCAGTTAATAATTGGTTGAAGACTGCCCGTTAA